The following proteins come from a genomic window of Anguilla rostrata isolate EN2019 chromosome 17, ASM1855537v3, whole genome shotgun sequence:
- the nsmce1 gene encoding non-structural maintenance of chromosomes element 1 homolog isoform X2 — MRAQPPCGKRTIRSRTVCERVLERVCHSEQRLKSFQSLVFQVNMAETDITRMSSDYADNELELFRKTMDLIVDSERGRASSTDILNCADRLQTKKMKKKEVENLLDRLVQDKWLNEKRGEYTLSTRCIIEMEPYIRNIYQDLVKPCAICHSLAFQSQTCENCGVRIHLPCAAKFFKNNTDPRCPSCKDYWPHEIPVFQFQTLSQSASSRASTAPASTASRTRRK, encoded by the exons ATGCGTGCGCAGCCGCCGTGCGGTAAACGCACCATACGCTCCAGAACGGTCTGCGAGCGGGTCCTGGAACGAGTGTGTCACAGCGAGCAGAGACTGAAGTCCTTTCAGAGCCTAGTGTTTCAG GTGAACATGGCGGAGACGGACATAACCAGAATGTCTTCCGATTACGCGGACAACGAGCTGGAGCTCTTCAGAAAAACG ATGGACTTGATTGTGGATTCTGAGCGAGGAAGAGCCAGCTCCACTGATATTCTCAACTGCGCCGACCGCCTCCAAAccaagaagatgaagaagaaagaggTGGAGAATCTGCTGGACAGGCTGGTCCAGGACAAGTGGCTGAACGAG AAACGTGGTGAATACACTCTGAGTACTCGCTGCATCATAGAGATGGAACCGTACATCCGGAACATTTACCAAGACCTGGTCAAGCCCTGCGCCATATGCCACAGCCTCGCCTTTCAG aGCCAGACGTGCGAGAACTGTGGCGTCCGAATCCACCTCCCCTGTGCTGCCAagttctttaaaaacaacactgacCCCCGGTGCCCCAGCTGTAAAGACTACTGGCCACACGAGATTCCAG TCTTCCAGTTTCAgactctcagccaatcagcttcctCCCGAGCCAGCACAGCCCCTGCATCTACAGCTTCCCGGACacgcaggaagtga
- the nsmce1 gene encoding non-structural maintenance of chromosomes element 1 homolog isoform X1: MARQMTDSHRRFLQTMMSNGVMESSKANALCLHFCRDQSVPAQLDEFIGVINAELQPMFMHIRKGMCEDDGHQYYALVNMAETDITRMSSDYADNELELFRKTMDLIVDSERGRASSTDILNCADRLQTKKMKKKEVENLLDRLVQDKWLNEKRGEYTLSTRCIIEMEPYIRNIYQDLVKPCAICHSLAFQSQTCENCGVRIHLPCAAKFFKNNTDPRCPSCKDYWPHEIPVFQFQTLSQSASSRASTAPASTASRTRRK; the protein is encoded by the exons ATGGCCAGACAGATGACAGACAGTCACCGCAGGTTTCTGCAGACCATGATGAGCAACGGAGTTATGGAGTCCTCCAAAGCGAACGCTCTGTGTCTGCATTTCTGTCGGGACCAAagcg TGCCTGCCCAGCTGGATGAGTTTATTGGCGTCATCAACGCGGAGCTGCAGCCGATGTTCATGCACATCAGGAAAGGGATGTGTGAGGACGACGGGCACCAGTACTACGCTTTG GTGAACATGGCGGAGACGGACATAACCAGAATGTCTTCCGATTACGCGGACAACGAGCTGGAGCTCTTCAGAAAAACG ATGGACTTGATTGTGGATTCTGAGCGAGGAAGAGCCAGCTCCACTGATATTCTCAACTGCGCCGACCGCCTCCAAAccaagaagatgaagaagaaagaggTGGAGAATCTGCTGGACAGGCTGGTCCAGGACAAGTGGCTGAACGAG AAACGTGGTGAATACACTCTGAGTACTCGCTGCATCATAGAGATGGAACCGTACATCCGGAACATTTACCAAGACCTGGTCAAGCCCTGCGCCATATGCCACAGCCTCGCCTTTCAG aGCCAGACGTGCGAGAACTGTGGCGTCCGAATCCACCTCCCCTGTGCTGCCAagttctttaaaaacaacactgacCCCCGGTGCCCCAGCTGTAAAGACTACTGGCCACACGAGATTCCAG TCTTCCAGTTTCAgactctcagccaatcagcttcctCCCGAGCCAGCACAGCCCCTGCATCTACAGCTTCCCGGACacgcaggaagtga